GTGGGTTTGATAAAACGAAATTCGCTGAATATATGGAATTACCTGCAAACGAAATACCGATATTATTAATAGCAATTGGTGAAGCAGCAGCCCCAGCTTATGGTTCTTCTCGTCTTCCAATTGATCGCATTGTAAGATTCAATAAATGAATTTTTTAAGCAATGTCCCAAATATATTTTGCGGACATTGCTTTTTTAAAATTTAGTAGCAAAAAGTCCCCCTTTGCGATAAAAGTCTAAGGGGGCGTTTGAGGTAATAAGTTTTTAAAAAAGTTTTCCTGATGATATCTTCATTTATATAATATTATAGCCCTAACTATTTCATAAAAATAAACCTTCCAACTTCTAGGGTCCTTCTTCATTCTTCCCCTCCCTCCAAGCTGGGCTCTAAAGATAAAATTGCCCCAAAATACTGTTGAGCAGTAGTAAAAGTAATAAACGCACAAAGCTCACTTATTTCTGCTTCCGAAAAAAATTCCTGCAATATTTCAAAAGAAGAATTTGAGATATCTCCTTTTTGCTGTAAAAAAACCTCTGCAAAGCCTACAGCAACAGATATTTTTTCATTAAACATATTTGGCTCTGGTTTCCCTTTTGCTTTACAATACTCACAACCATTTTTTTGCGCTAATGTTCTTCTAACCTGTTCTTTTAACTGTGATGCTAAAAGTCCATCTCTTTCTAATATCTTTCCTAAATGTGACCATGCTACCATAACCTCTTTATTGTGTCCTAATAGCTTCTGAAAAGGCGTATTCCCAAAAGCTGATTCATTAATTCTTGCCATTAATAACCCCTCCTTGTTATATTAAATATAAAATATTAAAAGATTAATTTGCATTAAATAAAAAATTAATTTTTATAAAATAAATTAAATATTTAATGAAAAATAGGAGAATTCGTTAAAAATGAAAATTGATGAAATTGATAATAAAATTATAGAGGAGTTAAGCAAGAATAGTCGTCTATCAATGAGTGAGCTTGGGAGAAGAATCAACCTTTCTTCCCCCTCAGTGACCGAAAGGGTAAGACAGATGGAGTCATTTGGTATAATAAAAAAATATACGTTGGAAATTGATTATGAAAAATTAGGATTTCCCATTCAATGTATAATTGAAGCAACTGTTAAAAACGGAGATTATAAATCATTTAAGAATTTTATAGAGGGACTTCCAAATGTAGAGTTTTGTTACCGTATAGCTGGTAATGCTTGCTATATGCTTAAATTGCAATTCGAAACTATTGCAAAAGCAGAAAAGTTTATAGATGCTGTGAATCCGTATGCATCCACCGTAACACATTTCATTTTTTCTCAAATTCAAACAACATTAAGGATTGATTAAAATTGTTTGTGTGTAGAAATAGATAACGAAACTCTTTTTTATACAACTAATCCAGATTGAGGGTACTACTCTAAGTTGCCTTTTACTATATTTATATCAATAAAGTCCCTAAACAAGCAGTTTAGGGACTTTACATAGTGTTGAAAAACTAAATGGTCAAGGGACTCTTTATGAATATTTAGCCAAAATGAAGGTGATTTCCGTTCCAGGCTACTCGCTTTCCTGTGGGCGAGCGACGAGCCGCTTCCTGCGCTGACGCTCCGTGCAGGGTCTCGTCTGTCTCGCTATGAACTGCACCCAAAATATTGGACTAAAAAAATCTAATATAAGGGGGTGCAGTTAGTGATTTCTGATGAACAAAAATTAGCCGCTGTTATTGCTTACTTTGAAGAAAATGAAAGTACGTATCAGATTGCAAAAAGATTACAGATTGACCGACATTACATTCGATTATGGATTGAATTATATCGATATCATGGCATCGAAGGAATTATTCGTCCTCAGGGGTACACGAATTATGAAGATTCTTTTAAAATAAAAGTAATTCAACACCTGATAGAGACGGGCGATTCGCTCTTACAGACCGCTGCGAAGTTTAATATTCCTTCTCGTGAAACCGTTCGAAGATGGAAAAAACAATGGATGTCAAAGGCTGGAGAGGTGCTCTATCAAGTAGAAAAGGAGTGCCAATCGATGCCAAAAAAACATACCCCTGCGACCGATTTAAATGAGAAAACGATGGATGAGTTAAAAGAAGAAATTGAATATTTACGTATGGAAAATGCCTATTTAAAAAAGTTGAAAGCCTTAGCTCAAGAAAAGGATGCATTCAAACCAAAGAAAAAGTAAGAGCTGTATATGAGCTAAGGCTGGATTTTCCTCTTCAAGCTCTATTAAAGGTGGCAAAACTAAAGAAAAGTACGTATTATTATCACCTTCAAAAATGGACAAAACCAGATAAATACCAAGAGATCAAAGAACGAATCCAGACGCTTTTTCATCATCATAAGGGGCGTTATGGTTATCGTCGTATTTGTTTAGCCCTCCGTAATGAAGGATTTTTCATCAATCATAAAACGGTTCAACGATTGATGCAGGAATTGGGCTTAAAAGGGACGGTACGCCCTAAAAAATACCGCTCGTATAAAGGGACAGTGGGCTATGTCGCAGAGAATCTAATTCAGCGCAATTTTGAAGCCACTGAACCAAATCAGAAATGGGTAACCGATGTAACTGAATTTAAAATGAATGGCCAAAAAATCTATATTTCAGCAGTATTAGATTTATTCAGTCGAGAAATTGTTGGATATGAGGTATCGAAATCACCTAATTTTGAGTTAGTTCAACAGTCTTTTAAAAAGGCGTTTACGTATACAAAATTACTGGAAAAGAATGACTTAATCATTCATTCTGATCAAGGATGGTTATATCAAATACCGCGTTTTCAAGAGTTATTAGCAACTTATGAAATCAAGCAAAGTATGTCACGGAAAGGAAATTGTTTAGATAATGCCGTGATAGAAAGCTTTTTTGGCATAATGAAATCAGAATTTCTGTATACCACTACGTTTAAAAACTATGAAGAATTCAAAAAAGAGTTAGCAGACTATATCTATTATTACAATCATGAACGGATAAAAATAAAACTCGATGGAAAAAGTCCAGTTGAGTTTCGAAAGGTTTCTTAAAAAGTTCAAATTTTTGGGGTCAGATCACTATCCCACGGGAGTCGAGTAGCCTTGCACTCCAATCAACAATAGTGTAGAACTTTAAATATTCTCTTCCTTCAAAAATCATTAAATTGATAGAATAGTGATAAATTCTATAGCTGTCAACCTACATTTTGTACATAAAACTACTTTGTAACGATACATAAAGCCACTTATTGCTAACACTGCTTTTGTATAGGGAAATGTTACCTAAACTCCATTTTTAGCAATATAGTGATGGCTAAGATTTCAATTTATCACTTTACATTTGTGTAAAATACCAGAAGAAAATACGATCAACCCCCTCGTTTTAAAAAAGGTCTATTACTTTTTAATTTGTCACCTTGATTTCATTGACATAATAGTATTTCAACAACATGTAAAGTCCCTAAACGAGCAGTTTAGGGACTTTATCATATCGAAAAATAGAATATTTCCTTACGTATACTTTTATAAGAGCACTTTACATATACTCTATTTTATGTTAAATTACTCGATAATAAATTTGACTAGAGGAGGTGTAAGCAATGTTAACTGTTTTTAGAATTCTTTTTGGTAAAAATGTAAAACTTGGAAATGGTTTAGCGGACAAAGGGAGTAGTCTGTCCTTTTTTATGCTATACAACCAAATAAAAACAGTTATCGGAGCTTTGCCTCTATGCCAAGTAAAATACAAAGTAATGACTTAGTGTCCCTATTTATTTGAGCATATTTTTATATTAAGTTTGGCACCGATAATTTTATTGGTGCCTTTTTTGTGTTTATTTTTAATAAAAGGGATAGACATCTCCTTTCTATTTACTCCTATAAAACTAGAGAGTCATATGGAAGGATGAGAAAGATGCAATTAAAAC
This genomic stretch from Lysinibacillus pakistanensis harbors:
- a CDS encoding carboxymuconolactone decarboxylase family protein, which translates into the protein MARINESAFGNTPFQKLLGHNKEVMVAWSHLGKILERDGLLASQLKEQVRRTLAQKNGCEYCKAKGKPEPNMFNEKISVAVGFAEVFLQQKGDISNSSFEILQEFFSEAEISELCAFITFTTAQQYFGAILSLEPSLEGGEE
- a CDS encoding Lrp/AsnC family transcriptional regulator, whose product is MKIDEIDNKIIEELSKNSRLSMSELGRRINLSSPSVTERVRQMESFGIIKKYTLEIDYEKLGFPIQCIIEATVKNGDYKSFKNFIEGLPNVEFCYRIAGNACYMLKLQFETIAKAEKFIDAVNPYASTVTHFIFSQIQTTLRID
- a CDS encoding helix-turn-helix domain-containing protein; this encodes MISDEQKLAAVIAYFEENESTYQIAKRLQIDRHYIRLWIELYRYHGIEGIIRPQGYTNYEDSFKIKVIQHLIETGDSLLQTAAKFNIPSRETVRRWKKQWMSKAGEVLYQVEKECQSMPKKHTPATDLNEKTMDELKEEIEYLRMENAYLKKLKALAQEKDAFKPKKK
- a CDS encoding IS3 family transposase, producing MQTKEKVRAVYELRLDFPLQALLKVAKLKKSTYYYHLQKWTKPDKYQEIKERIQTLFHHHKGRYGYRRICLALRNEGFFINHKTVQRLMQELGLKGTVRPKKYRSYKGTVGYVAENLIQRNFEATEPNQKWVTDVTEFKMNGQKIYISAVLDLFSREIVGYEVSKSPNFELVQQSFKKAFTYTKLLEKNDLIIHSDQGWLYQIPRFQELLATYEIKQSMSRKGNCLDNAVIESFFGIMKSEFLYTTTFKNYEEFKKELADYIYYYNHERIKIKLDGKSPVEFRKVS